A portion of the Candidatus Zixiibacteriota bacterium genome contains these proteins:
- a CDS encoding cold-shock protein → MPEGSVKWFNDAKGYGFITQDGSEKDIFVHYTAIKREGFKTLREGDRVVFDVVDGPKGLQATNVNVAQRVPA, encoded by the coding sequence TTGCCCGAAGGAAGTGTGAAGTGGTTTAATGACGCCAAGGGGTATGGTTTCATTACGCAGGATGGAAGCGAAAAGGACATCTTCGTCCATTACACCGCCATCAAGCGTGAGGGATTCAAGACCCTACGGGAGGGAGACCGGGTGGTTTTTGATGTCGTCGATGGCCCCAAGGGGTTGCAGGCGACCAACGTCAACGTGGCACAGCGGGTCCC